The region ACAATACTGTAAAGTATTCTGTCTTAAAACTAATGTACCTTAAGCTTAATTCAATGACATGCAGAAATAATATTACAAAGTATGTTTCTGCTATCCTTTCATTTGATAATGAACGATCCGTTCTATTCCAACGAGAAAGCAACATTACTATTTGATGTCTGATGGAGAAAAATGTCTTCAGGATAGTGATGGCTGTTCTGGTTTTTTAAAATACTATAGACTTCTTGCTGAAGTACCTTCATGTTGTTTTTTAGTTCATAAATGATACTTTCCACCTCCTTTCGTTCCCTACGTAATCCTTCACGTTCTAACCTGAGATGCCCAATTTCTTTTTCCAAGATGGCAATGTTCTCCATCTTGCGCTTGCGGCAGTTCTGGGCAGCTACTTTATTCTTGCCACGTCTGCGGATGTCCCTGACCAATGCCAGCTGAGATTCAGTCAATGTATAGCGAGACAGAAGTTCATTAAAATCCTCTACAGGAAGATTGACTATCCTGTCTGTGGGGAATGGGATCTGCATTGCGACTGcccttcgctcatccctactgcagACAAGGTCTTGAGCCTGTGATGCGTAGTAAGTCTGAGTTTCACACATGTTTTCCATAACAGGTTGTGTGGCGTTTTGTGCCAAAGGATATTGGTTTGGGTAGGCATGATGTGGAATTATTTCCATGTATTCTGAGCTAAGCCTGTGGCTATCTATATTCTCTATTTCTATCGATTCCCCATCGCTAAAATTTAAAGACAAACCTGAATCAGATTCAAAATCCTCATGGTTTTTGGTGGGAAAGTTTAGAGAATTAACATTGCCCAGATATGGTTCAGGCATGATGACCTGATCTCCTGTGGCACTCATGGCACTAGGTGGCATGTGCTTTGATGGATAGTGATTTATTGCCCCCATCTGAGAAATACTTGATGAGATTAACATTCCAGTGTATGATGTTGTACTATATCCAGAAGTCATAGAGATGGTTGCTGCATTCTGTGCTTGACAGTCTATGTAAGATCGATTGCAGATTGGCATATTATTGTTTGACGTTGGTAAAATGGCATCTTTTGGGAAACCTCCAAAACTGCAACCTGGCATAGGCATCATTGGTGCTTGATATCCACTCTCAACATTATATGTGGAATCTGGGTGTACATCCAGGCCCTGAACAAAAAAAGACATTAAACATCGGTGATTATTAATTGATAATATGAATTAGTTTTAGTAACATTTTGTTAGAAATATGGCAGCAATTTGCTGTGGATTGTAAAAAAAGCATGAATTGCTGATTAGAGTAGACCCTGTTGGCATATGTGGTGAATCATATAGGTGAGTATAACTTATTCCATCCTgagttaataaaaaataattttgtgtCACTGGACAACCCCAGTGCAGTGCTTACATGTGTGAAAGAAAGGATATGCAGAACAGCTTTTTCATACCACCTTGGGAAGAAGGCATTCCCTTTGAAGTGATACTATCACTCCCCCTACTCTATGTGAGGTTCTCTGTacaatccacaagcttagattctGCACAATCCATTCACAATCATAAAccttttataataataattctcCATCATCAAAGCATCCGGACGATCTTTAGAGATAgctgcggtctgctgccactgctcctattacagggagtgatggcagcagatcgttgccataGTTGTCGTttgacttttaggctgggttcacactatgtatatttgaggctgtatttggtcctcatgtcaggtcctcatagcaaccaaaaccaggagtggattgaaaacacagaaaggatctgttcacacaatgttgaaattgagtggatggccgccatataacagtaaataacggccattatttcaataccacagccgttgttttaaaataacagcaaatatttgccattaaatgatggccatccactcaattacaacattatgtgaacagagcctttctgtgttttcaatccactcctggttttggttgctatacagcctcacaaatacagcctcaaatatacatagtgtgaacccagccttaacatgtAGAAagacgacagacaacgatcagccaactttGTTCATGTCAGCTTATCGTTGGTTtccattacacaaagcgattatctgtCGTAATGGTTGATAATTCGCCAAATACGGCCTATAATAGCTTTTTGTAATTGGGCCTTAAGACTCCTAGTTGGCAGAAAACACTGACTTAAAGAGAAAGCCACCTTCCCAAAGTGGTGTAAGGAGCTATTTTGCAAATTCTTTCAAATTTCTTTCAAAATGGCTTCACACGTCTTTATGATGCTGTCCAATGAGAATGACGTGTGATTATTACTAAgagtcaataaaaaaacaaacttagGCTGTAataaaaaaggagagaaaacGCCAATAAAAATGTCATATTTGCACCTGCATGAAGGGGCTGTGTCATTTTGTATGTTCTAAGCTGTGAAGGCACACCAGCATACAACAGCCGATGGCCTTGTGATGTTGCTGGAATTGCTGGTAATATTATGCTGCCATTGACCTGCCTGTTTTTTGCTCAATAATCTGCTGAGTTTACAGTAGCATTTCTCCATTGTGTGGCTATACTCTAAgctacaaaaaaacataaaaagttgcTATGTTCACTGACTGGGGAAGGCAATGttgtgatcagtgattggctgttttCTGAGGCCTAATGCACATGTCCATGTCAGGTTTTACGGTTTAGGaaatcttcattttttttaaagactgtCATTGCTCATGTGCCACAGTTTTGCGGGAGCCTTCGGCTCCTTGCCCTGTCAATCagagtgctgcatttaactgtatacACTCCTGGGCCTGGCAACACTTGCCCAGAGCTGTCTGGAATTCGGGATGCTCCTATAGGCTTCTATGGGGTGATCCGCACCAGAATtttggacaaaaataggacaggctCTATAATTTCCAAAGCAGGAAAaaactgaagggtgtccatgtctCATAGAAGCCTATGGGTCCCAAAATATATACGGAAATCCTGATAAATTTCATGGGCATGTGCATGCGGCTTACATTCATTAAATTTTTTATACTGCCAAAACCACAGTTTTCTTGAACCATGGGCAGGCTTCCTTATTACTATGATGTATGATTTACTCTGAAATGTGGCAATGTTTCAAaagaatagaaacatagaagattgtcggcagaaaaagaccactgggttcatctagtctgcccttttaatatttcccttcctattatcttaggataaatgtatgtttatcccaggcaagtttaaattctgttattgttgatttaccaaccacatctgctggaagtttgtttcaagtatctactactctttcagtaaagtaatattttctcatgttgcttctgatcttcccccaactaacctctcattgtgtcctcttgttcttgagctcagttttttttttttttactaaaaacactttactcctgaaccttatttagttctttaacaaacgtaaaagttttaatcatgtcccccctttcccttctttcctccagactatacagattcaaatccttaagttttttctgatatggtttatgcctcacaccctccaccatttttgtagcccgtctttggacttgttatattttatcaatatccttttttaggtgaggtctccagaactagacgcagtattccagatgtggggtcaccagagctctatacagtgggatcacaatctcccgcttcctactggttatacctccagctatacagcctagcatgagatttgctttccccactgcctggttgcactggtgactcattttaaggctgccaGAAATCacaacccctaaatccttctcttctgaagtcttttccaacacagaactgccgatgttacgatgatacttggatagaggattcctcctccccaagtgcattattttacttttggaaacattgaactttaaTTTCCAAtgttggaccacttatctagcaaagctaaatcattttctatattactgacacctccaggaatatcagccctattgcacacttttgtgtcgtgaGCAAACAAACAAAGCCCAGAATATACACCAGTAACGaccaccctctgatatctatccttcagccaaccacaaatccactgaactattcaaggattaagtccaattttctctgagctctttatggggaacagtatcaaaggctttgctgaagtccagatagtccatggcaccaccttcatccaacacttttgtgacataatcaaagaaatcaatttgATTAGTCCAGAATAACTTATTCCTGTGAGCCATCACCACATTTCACATTGAATCATACATCATTGTAGGTCTGTCCCTGCTTAAGGCCAGTTGGGTACGTGGGAAACTGGCCTAATGCTGTTGGTTGTTCAAGCAGCATAAAACTAGTGACAGGTTATCTTGTAAGTTCTCCACCCTCCAAAgtactagtgtttttttttttatgatcatTTTATGAGAATAAATATAAACTGACACTAACCTGCAATTCGGCAAGGGAGCAGATCTCTTGCCAAGTAAGATCCATGACTCTGTAGGCACACTGTTCTCCCATCTATAAATGTAACGTTCCAAATCAAGGCTTTACATTGAGGAAACCAGACATTGTACCAGAACTGTAAATTAAGAAGAGAGCAGGATAGTTCCCTGTAAATCTATAAAAGGGTAAACAGAACAATAGGCATTAATGAACATATATGTTTGGAGAATTTTCCATGCTACTAGTACTCACATTGGAGTATATTAAAACAAGAGCATTTACATtgagtttttgtagcactgcataacccctttaaagtgaattggAGAGGTGCAGTAACACAGCACGCCCACTACACATTGTATGGAGCTGTCTACTTCCATCTCTGTTCTGTATTTTGATGATAGGACATAACAAAAAAGTCCCAGAAAAGCTAAGCATTTATAAGAAAACTTATCTTCAATAAGAAGACTTATTGATGGCATATTCTTAAAATACGGCTGACACCCTTCACCAATCAGGTATTTGTTACAGCCATTGTTACCATATATATAGCAAAAAGAGATGGAGCAGACagttccatacattgtgtagtggccatgcttggTTACAAAGGCGCAGCTCCCATTCAGTTTAGTGGTGCTGACCTACAGAAACCCAGAACAGCCACCACACAGTGTAAAAAGGTACCTGCTTCTAGCTCTTCTAGCTCTGTTCTCTGTACATAAGGCTccagcaaacagctgatcagcagggatgCCATATATTGGACCCACACCAATGGCCTATCTTGAGAATATAGCTACAAAAATTGAAAAACATTTTGTCTACAATATAACAAACTTTATTAAGCACATATAATGCACACATAACTGATAAAAAATTAGGCAATTCCAAATACATTGTATAGGCTGTAGGAGAAGGCAGTAATCACACTGGTATTGCGCTAAGCCCCGCAAACCTACTTTTATTAACTTCCTTTAGTGTTTGCTAATTTGGCTGAACCGGGCACCAGAGTGGTCCTTGTGGCAAAACTAGTCATAGTCCTGGGCCAGAACAGTGATGTAATCACACCTTTCCGTGCATAAATCACAGCACAGTATTTCTTTTGCACGTACTGGCCCGTCTCTGTATGATGAAACCAATTTACTGCACTGTGAATCTGCCTAAAGAGATGTCATTACAGCTCTGTACAGGCCAAGGACCATGACTAGTTCTTCCACAAGGACCGCTCCGATGCCTTGTTGAGCTGAATTAACATACAGCGTGAGAGTTATTAAAAGTAGGTTTGCGGGGGCATAGCGTGTAGGGAAACAGACAATAGATACATGTTTGGGCAGTATTTGCTTAGATGTATTAGCAATGTTTGGTAGGTGAATAGCGGTatttctgctgattggtaaatTCAATGCAAATCTCACTACACACTCACTACTTTACTTTCAGGCCAGCAGTGAATTCACTATGTAAGCTTCTAGACCTAACATATAACAGCACTGCATTACAAAATGCAGCTGCAATGTAGTTGGTCCACATGCAAAGATACCTATTCTTAGtccaaaaaaattgcacaattccTAGTTGTAAACATACAAACAGCAGCAAGGGACAGGGACTCATCCAGTGGGTAAAATCAGTGATAAATTGACTCACCTGGTGTATGTGGGTATGGAATAACTCCCTACCCACTCCACCTAGATCCAAGATAGTGTAGTTTAAACTGGTATATGTtcccagtagggatggtccgaacctggtttgggtcgggttcgtacgaacccgaaccctcggaaatgattcccgctgtctgccctctccgtggagagggtggatacaggggaaggaccgcctggaagactgggatacagccatagccataggctgtatcccagttttccaggcggtcctcccgctgtatccacccgctgcacggagcgggcagacagcgggaatctgatgccgagcatttgggttcatacgaacccgacctCGGCagatttggaccatccctagttcccaGTGGCTTGAGAAAGGTGGGATTGAGACCACAGAAATGCATTGCCTTAGTGATTTGGAAATAAAGAACCTTGAATTATATACTTGCATAGTGTGATCCGGCTACCACGGGTATATAAAGGTCTGAAATCATCGACCTTTCCCCATAGTGAAGTGAGTGAGAAACACAATTTCCAAGTTCTCTACACTAATGCATTGATCAGTTTAGGTTTCTGAGCGCCATTgcctttttttctctgttttattCTAGTTGTGAACATACCTATGTCCTGCCTACAGTCTGAGAATAGGCCCACTTCTTTATGACTATATGGTGTTATATAGGTACAACATGATCTTATTCAAATATTTGCTTTCTGAAATGTAGTCTTCCACTTCAGGCTGGCTATGTCAACTACTTTCCCCTGCAAGGCCTTTTCCCTTTCCTCTCTTCCTCTGTATGGGCT is a window of Dendropsophus ebraccatus isolate aDenEbr1 chromosome 5, aDenEbr1.pat, whole genome shotgun sequence DNA encoding:
- the NFE2 gene encoding transcription factor NF-E2 45 kDa subunit; amino-acid sequence: MGEQCAYRVMDLTWQEICSLAELQGLDVHPDSTYNVESGYQAPMMPMPGCSFGGFPKDAILPTSNNNMPICNRSYIDCQAQNAATISMTSGYSTTSYTGMLISSSISQMGAINHYPSKHMPPSAMSATGDQVIMPEPYLGNVNSLNFPTKNHEDFESDSGLSLNFSDGESIEIENIDSHRLSSEYMEIIPHHAYPNQYPLAQNATQPVMENMCETQTYYASQAQDLVCSRDERRAVAMQIPFPTDRIVNLPVEDFNELLSRYTLTESQLALVRDIRRRGKNKVAAQNCRKRKMENIAILEKEIGHLRLEREGLRRERKEVESIIYELKNNMKVLQQEVYSILKNQNSHHYPEDIFLHQTSNSNVAFSLE